A single genomic interval of uncultured Cohaesibacter sp. harbors:
- a CDS encoding TRAP transporter large permease gives MTWLWIIPLMLVAFALNMRLYLGILLAVLCYFTFFSFTPPEIAIQRFIAPALNTSLLAIPFFVMLGTLMAHSGVAERIIDVALLLVGRIRGGLALTNILVSSLLGGLSASNLADSAMLTRMMVPEMERHGYDRGFSAAVTAAGSLITPIIPPGIALIIYALIADVSVASMFMAGILPGLLCAFLLMVTAYFVSVKRGYLPKSMQRPTRREAGITILRSWPAFLLIIVIIGGIRLGIFTPTEAGAVAVLAIILIGTLLHRTMTFGDILNSIYSAGKSTASVLLIIMASGALGWIFSNEKAGIAFAELITNFTTNKYLFLITLNIALLFFGMLIEGTALMIILVPLLKPTLMSMGIDPVHFGIIMILNMSIGTLTPPVGTVMLVVSQLANVDVMRFTKAAVPFYIALFLALGMVIFIPEISLLLPHLSQ, from the coding sequence ATGACCTGGCTGTGGATCATCCCTCTCATGTTGGTAGCCTTCGCGCTCAACATGCGCCTTTATCTCGGCATTCTTTTGGCCGTGCTGTGTTACTTCACCTTTTTCTCTTTCACGCCGCCTGAAATTGCGATCCAGCGTTTCATTGCGCCCGCGCTCAATACCTCGCTACTGGCAATTCCGTTCTTTGTCATGCTGGGTACGCTGATGGCGCACTCCGGGGTGGCTGAACGTATCATCGACGTGGCGCTGCTGCTTGTGGGCCGCATTCGTGGTGGCCTAGCTCTGACCAACATTCTGGTATCCAGTCTGCTGGGCGGTCTGTCCGCTTCCAACCTTGCCGATAGCGCGATGCTGACCCGCATGATGGTTCCTGAAATGGAACGTCATGGATATGATCGCGGCTTCTCTGCTGCTGTTACCGCAGCCGGTTCGCTGATCACGCCGATCATTCCTCCCGGAATTGCGCTCATCATTTACGCGCTGATCGCTGACGTGTCCGTTGCGTCCATGTTCATGGCTGGTATTCTGCCCGGTTTGCTCTGCGCCTTCCTGCTGATGGTTACTGCCTATTTTGTATCGGTCAAACGTGGCTATCTCCCAAAGAGCATGCAACGTCCGACAAGACGCGAAGCCGGTATCACCATCTTGCGGTCTTGGCCTGCCTTTTTGTTGATCATCGTTATCATCGGCGGTATCCGTCTTGGTATCTTTACGCCGACCGAAGCTGGTGCTGTTGCCGTGCTCGCCATCATCCTGATCGGTACGCTGTTGCACCGTACGATGACCTTTGGTGACATTCTTAATTCCATCTATTCCGCAGGTAAGTCCACTGCATCGGTGCTGTTGATCATCATGGCCAGTGGTGCGCTGGGCTGGATCTTCTCTAACGAGAAAGCCGGTATTGCCTTTGCAGAACTGATCACCAACTTCACCACCAACAAGTATCTGTTCCTGATCACGCTCAACATCGCTCTCCTGTTCTTTGGCATGTTGATCGAGGGAACGGCGCTGATGATCATTCTGGTGCCGTTGCTCAAGCCTACCCTGATGAGCATGGGGATTGATCCGGTTCACTTCGGCATCATCATGATCCTCAACATGTCCATCGGTACGCTGACCCCGCCAGTTGGTACGGTCATGCTGGTTGTTTCCCAGCTCGCCAATGTTGACGTGATGCGCTTTACCAAGGCTGCAGTGCCTTTCTACATCGCCTTGTTCCTGGCGCTTGGTATGGTGATCTTCATTCCGGAAATCTCACTCCTGCTGCCGCATCTTAGCCAGTAA
- a CDS encoding TRAP transporter small permease — MSITRRIFTILLGLPLAYLVLATSYSVFMRYWMESPILWMEETSGLAMIWVVMIGAMCAERDRENLSIAFLTDLMGEKTRLICSVVISLISIGLLLYIAYLGHSLAERVAFKLTGVLKISWYWIDIAVPVGMIGSAVFVAINMVKKIRGYEDHEHQDHNKEGEAA; from the coding sequence ATGTCTATAACGCGTCGAATCTTCACGATTCTGCTGGGTCTACCACTTGCCTATCTGGTCCTGGCAACCTCCTATTCAGTTTTCATGCGTTACTGGATGGAAAGCCCCATTTTGTGGATGGAAGAGACTTCCGGCCTCGCCATGATCTGGGTGGTTATGATTGGTGCAATGTGTGCTGAAAGGGATCGCGAGAACCTTTCCATTGCATTCCTGACCGATCTTATGGGTGAGAAGACACGCCTGATATGCTCGGTTGTGATCTCCCTGATTTCAATTGGACTGCTGCTTTACATCGCCTACCTTGGACACAGCCTGGCTGAGCGTGTTGCATTCAAGCTGACTGGCGTTCTGAAAATTTCCTGGTACTGGATCGATATCGCTGTGCCGGTTGGCATGATTGGTTCCGCAGTTTTTGTTGCCATCAACATGGTGAAGAAAATCCGCGGGTACGAGGACCACGAGCATCAAGACCATAATAAGGAAGGAGAAGCAGCATGA
- a CDS encoding C4-dicarboxylate TRAP transporter substrate-binding protein codes for MKTLLKYSVAAAVALTAMVGAAMADVTIKVAYENNPGEPLDVVVNKWAKDLEAKSNGTIKLELYPSSQLGSKQDVTEQAMFGSNVITISDVGFLSDFVPDLGILFGPYLTEDPAKLFAIYESDWFKEKEKELNEKGVHLVMKNYLYGVRQLIANKPVRTPEDLKGLKIRTPNNVMQIKAIEAMGGTPTPMPLGEAYTALSQGIIDGVENPLAVIYGAKFQEEAKYLSMINYLTNTSVFIGGEAFFQTLDKKDLDLIHETAYDAGVFSQQLAKESEADFIAKFKEAGVEVIYPETAPFREKAMAVYSQFPEWSDGLYEKIQEQLK; via the coding sequence ATGAAAACTCTGCTCAAATATTCCGTAGCAGCTGCTGTTGCATTGACTGCCATGGTTGGCGCTGCAATGGCTGATGTGACCATTAAAGTTGCTTACGAAAACAACCCAGGCGAGCCTCTTGACGTTGTAGTCAACAAATGGGCCAAAGATCTGGAAGCGAAAAGCAACGGTACCATCAAACTGGAACTGTATCCTAGCTCTCAGCTGGGTTCCAAACAGGACGTAACCGAACAGGCTATGTTCGGCTCTAACGTTATCACCATTAGTGACGTTGGTTTCCTTTCCGACTTTGTTCCTGATCTGGGCATTCTGTTTGGCCCATATCTGACCGAAGATCCAGCCAAACTCTTCGCTATCTATGAGAGCGACTGGTTCAAGGAAAAAGAAAAAGAACTGAATGAAAAAGGCGTTCATCTGGTCATGAAGAACTACCTCTATGGTGTTCGTCAGCTGATTGCCAACAAACCGGTTCGTACGCCAGAAGACCTCAAAGGTCTGAAAATCCGTACACCAAACAACGTCATGCAGATCAAGGCTATCGAAGCAATGGGCGGTACGCCGACCCCAATGCCTCTCGGCGAAGCTTACACTGCTCTGTCTCAGGGCATCATCGATGGTGTTGAAAACCCGCTTGCTGTGATCTATGGCGCGAAGTTCCAGGAAGAAGCCAAGTATCTTTCCATGATCAACTATCTGACGAACACCTCCGTGTTCATCGGTGGTGAAGCCTTCTTCCAGACCCTGGACAAGAAAGATCTGGATCTGATCCATGAAACTGCGTATGACGCAGGTGTATTCAGCCAGCAGCTCGCTAAAGAAAGCGAAGCTGACTTCATCGCGAAATTCAAGGAAGCCGGCGTAGAGGTTATCTATCCTGAAACCGCTCCTTTCCGTGAAAAGGCAATGGCCGTTTACAGCCAGTTCCCAGAGTGGAGCGATGGCCTCTATGAAAAAATTCAGGAACAGCTGAAATAA
- a CDS encoding tagaturonate reductase: MQRVNESNLAGRARPTERIIQFGEGNFLRAFMDWKIDRMNEDCGSDYGVVIVRPIDGGVPISLNDSDGVYTVLSRGVGPDGEAVSDARLISAVRRELNAVKQWDEVLALARNTDFVAVVSNTTEAGIVYNADCKATDTPPASYPAKVTRLLLERFNTCGGVDAPGFHFLPCELIDHNADELEKCVHQHAKDWDLGADFMSWLKSKNAFFNTLVDRIVPGYPRDEAADIEKELGYLDPLMVTGELFHFLVIEQREGKPDLCLPMAEKDAGTVIVPNADGYKERKVAILNGAHTGLCPLALLSGTNSVKEAMDNEAARCFLNTMLEQEIIPYLSLPREELNEFSAEVLRRFANPFIVHRWYDISLNGLAKFHTRNLPRFESAMAATGKAPRCMSLSLAAWLAFYTGAFEGSAELPPRDAEDVIAKMAEIGALKDAQGVEAMVKAYLGEESIWGKSLASDTLVAAVSEAYAFLTNSAFSLDDLSKWA, encoded by the coding sequence ATGCAACGCGTGAATGAGAGCAATCTTGCAGGCCGGGCTCGTCCGACAGAACGGATCATCCAGTTTGGTGAGGGCAATTTCCTCAGAGCCTTCATGGATTGGAAAATCGATCGCATGAACGAAGATTGCGGTAGCGACTATGGTGTCGTCATTGTTCGCCCGATTGATGGCGGTGTGCCGATTTCGCTCAATGACAGCGACGGTGTCTATACCGTTCTCTCCCGTGGCGTTGGCCCGGATGGAGAGGCTGTGTCCGATGCCCGCCTTATCTCGGCTGTCCGTCGTGAGCTCAATGCTGTCAAACAGTGGGACGAGGTTCTGGCGCTGGCCCGCAACACCGACTTTGTTGCCGTGGTCTCGAACACCACAGAAGCTGGCATCGTCTACAATGCTGATTGCAAGGCGACGGATACGCCACCGGCCTCCTATCCGGCCAAGGTGACCCGTCTGCTGCTGGAACGCTTCAATACATGTGGCGGCGTCGATGCTCCTGGCTTCCACTTCCTGCCGTGTGAGCTGATCGACCATAATGCCGATGAGCTGGAAAAATGCGTTCACCAGCATGCCAAGGATTGGGATCTGGGTGCGGACTTCATGAGTTGGCTGAAAAGCAAGAACGCCTTCTTCAACACGCTGGTTGACCGTATCGTGCCGGGCTATCCGCGTGATGAAGCCGCCGATATCGAAAAGGAACTGGGCTATCTTGATCCTCTGATGGTGACTGGGGAGCTGTTCCACTTCCTTGTGATTGAACAGCGCGAAGGCAAGCCTGATCTTTGCCTGCCGATGGCAGAGAAGGATGCGGGCACGGTGATTGTGCCAAATGCTGACGGCTACAAGGAACGCAAGGTGGCGATCCTCAATGGTGCCCATACCGGTCTTTGCCCGCTGGCGCTGCTGTCTGGCACCAACTCTGTGAAAGAAGCCATGGACAATGAGGCCGCCCGCTGCTTCCTCAACACCATGCTTGAGCAGGAAATCATCCCATATCTGTCGCTGCCGCGCGAAGAGCTGAATGAATTCAGTGCCGAGGTCCTGCGTCGTTTCGCCAACCCGTTCATCGTGCATCGCTGGTACGATATCTCGCTGAATGGTCTGGCCAAGTTCCACACCCGCAACCTGCCACGCTTTGAAAGTGCCATGGCGGCAACCGGCAAGGCGCCGCGTTGCATGAGCCTGTCGCTGGCCGCATGGCTTGCTTTCTATACCGGTGCCTTTGAGGGCAGTGCCGAGCTTCCACCACGCGATGCAGAAGACGTGATCGCTAAGATGGCTGAAATCGGTGCGTTGAAAGACGCGCAAGGTGTTGAAGCAATGGTCAAGGCTTACCTTGGCGAAGAAAGTATCTGGGGGAAATCTCTGGCAAGTGACACCCTCGTCGCTGCCGTCTCAGAAGCTTATGCATTCCTGACCAACAGTGCCTTCAGCCTTGATGACCTGTCCAAGTGGGCTTAA
- a CDS encoding altronate dehydratase family protein, which yields MSKRPPIVLNPMDTIAVLPHGAKKGEDPLEIGAPLESNIMPGHKIARKAHEQGEAIIKFGQIIGRATQPIGAGEHVHSHNCAFSDHGQNYEIGCDYEAAKAAVPKLEARTFMGYKRANGTIGTRNYVALCSTVNCSSTVVHRAAQELQIEGAFDAYENVDGVAIFTHESGCGMNNKGLGFEILDKVLWGHATHPNVGMALFIGLGCEVMQISKMRENFDDPNQSLMDRFISMTIQEEGGTRKTIDAVKAKVRELLPELNKAKREECPASELKIALQCGASDGFSGITANPALGVASDMLVGLGATSILSETSEIYGAEQLLLRRAVSKEVGDKLVSQIHWWEDYVEMHKGSLDNNPSPGNKAGGLTTILEKSLGATAKSGSAPLTAVYDYAERVTEHGFVFMDTPGYDPVCGTGQIAGGAHMIIFTTGRGSAYGSKPAPTIKVASNDHLFASMPDDMDINCGDILSEGVTLEQKGAEIVEEILKVASGAPTKSEALGLGDNEFIPWHIGAVM from the coding sequence ATGAGCAAGAGACCACCGATTGTTTTGAACCCAATGGACACGATAGCGGTATTGCCTCATGGAGCGAAAAAGGGCGAAGATCCCCTTGAGATTGGTGCTCCACTTGAGAGCAACATCATGCCAGGGCACAAGATTGCCCGCAAAGCACATGAACAGGGTGAAGCGATCATCAAATTCGGCCAGATTATTGGCCGCGCTACCCAGCCGATTGGAGCTGGCGAGCATGTGCATTCTCACAACTGTGCCTTCTCTGACCATGGTCAGAATTACGAGATCGGTTGCGATTATGAAGCGGCCAAGGCGGCTGTGCCGAAGCTGGAAGCCCGCACCTTCATGGGCTACAAACGTGCCAACGGCACGATCGGCACGCGTAACTATGTTGCCTTGTGCTCTACGGTGAACTGCTCTTCTACAGTTGTGCATCGCGCCGCCCAGGAGCTGCAGATCGAAGGCGCGTTTGACGCCTATGAGAATGTAGACGGTGTTGCTATCTTCACCCACGAATCCGGCTGCGGCATGAACAACAAGGGCCTTGGCTTCGAGATCCTCGATAAGGTTCTCTGGGGCCATGCGACCCATCCGAATGTGGGCATGGCCCTGTTCATTGGTCTTGGCTGCGAAGTCATGCAGATTTCCAAGATGCGCGAAAATTTCGACGATCCGAACCAGAGCCTGATGGATCGCTTTATCTCAATGACCATTCAGGAAGAAGGTGGCACCCGCAAAACCATTGATGCCGTCAAGGCCAAGGTGCGCGAACTGTTGCCTGAGCTGAACAAGGCCAAGCGCGAAGAGTGCCCGGCTTCGGAGCTGAAGATTGCTCTACAGTGTGGTGCATCCGACGGCTTCTCGGGCATCACCGCGAACCCGGCCCTTGGCGTGGCCTCCGATATGCTGGTTGGTCTTGGAGCAACTTCGATCCTGTCCGAAACCTCCGAGATCTATGGAGCTGAACAACTTCTTCTGCGTCGTGCCGTAAGCAAGGAAGTAGGCGACAAGCTGGTCTCGCAGATCCATTGGTGGGAGGACTATGTTGAGATGCATAAGGGCAGCCTCGATAATAACCCGAGCCCGGGCAACAAGGCTGGCGGCTTGACCACCATTCTGGAAAAATCTCTTGGTGCCACGGCAAAGTCCGGCTCAGCTCCACTGACCGCTGTCTATGATTATGCCGAACGGGTAACCGAGCATGGCTTCGTCTTCATGGACACGCCGGGCTATGACCCGGTTTGCGGTACCGGTCAGATTGCAGGTGGCGCGCATATGATCATTTTCACCACCGGGCGTGGCTCTGCCTATGGCTCCAAGCCAGCCCCGACCATCAAGGTGGCTTCCAACGATCATCTGTTCGCTTCCATGCCAGATGACATGGACATCAACTGCGGTGACATCCTCTCTGAAGGGGTGACACTGGAGCAGAAAGGTGCGGAGATCGTGGAAGAGATCCTCAAGGTTGCCTCTGGTGCGCCGACCAAATCGGAAGCCCTCGGCCTTGGCGACAACGAGTTTATTCCCTGGCATATCGGCGCGGTGATGTAA